The window CCAAGGAATCGACGCCGTGGCTGATCGGGATGTGCGTGGCGTTCGCTGCCTGGGTGCTGCTGGGGTACTGCCTGCCGCGGGCCATGACCTGGCATGCCACCAGATACACGCTCACCAGCCGGCGGCTTGTCGCCCGCTACGGCATGCTCAGGCGACGGGACCAGCAGGTATTCCTGGCGACGGTTCGTCATGTGGTCATCCACCAGTCGTTGCTCCAACGCGTATTGCGTTCCGGGAATATATCCTTGGAAACCGGGCACCCCGCCAGCATGGTGGTTCCCGACGTCCCGGAGGTCGCGATGTTCCGGAGTTTTGTCCTCGACGCCATCAGCGATCTCCCGCAGGAGGTCCAGTGGCCCGGAGACATGATGGACAACCCTGACGCGGCGTGGCCGTGGGAAACGAGAGAAGGTGGAAGGGATGGGCGCTGAAAACGTCAACCGGGAAACGGGACTGCTGGCCGAAGAGCCGTCGCACATTTCCGATGCCCTGGTCGAGTCGGCGAGCCTTGAGGCCGCCGTCCTCGATTCCGTAACAGGCAGCCTCAGCGACGGCGCCGCCGAGTCCGCCGGGGACGCGGGCGCACCGCCGTCCCTGTCCGGCCCCGGGGAACCCGAGGACCGTGATAAGTCCCGCGAACCCCGCGGCCCGGCAGCACCCGACGCCGTTTCGCCGCCCACCGGCACCATGTCGGCTGAACGCATCGCGTTGAAAGCCCTGGAACAACGGCTGCTCGGTGGCGAACGCAAACTGCGGCGCCGTGAAGTCGCCTCCGGCGCCGGGCTGTCCCTGCTCTCCGCCCGGAAACTCTGGCGCGCCCTCGGCTTTCCGAACATCGGGGACGAGGATGTTGCCTTCACCGAACGCGACCAGTCGGCGCTGAACACCATCGTGGACCTGGTCCGCGCCGGCAAACTCACCGAGGAAGCCGCCATTTCCGTCACCCGCGCGATCGGGCAGATGACCGACCGCATGGTGGTCTGGCAGGTCGAGGCCCTGGTGGAGGACATGGTCCACCAGCAGGGTGTCTCGGATGCGGTTGCCCGCAAGCGCCTGGTCAACGAGTTGCCCTCCCTCGTGGACGCGCTCGAGGACATGCTGGTCTATTCCTGGCGCCGCCAGCTTAACGCCGGAGTCCAGCGCCTGGCCGTCCGGGCCGAGGCCGGGCTGGCTTCCAGCGAGGAGGGCCGCGAGGGCGACGAGGACGATGCACCGCTGCCGCTGGCCCGCGCGGTGGGCTTCGCGGACCTGGTTTCCTACACCAGCCTGTCCCGCCGCATGAACGAAAAGACGCTCGCCCAACTGGTGCAGCGCTTCGAGAACAAGTGCGCCGAAATCATCTCGGTGGGCGGGGGGCGCCTCGTCAAGACGGTGGGCGATGAAGTGCTCTACATCGCGGAAACCCCTGCGGCCGGGGCCGAAATTTCCCTTGCCCTCTGCCATGCCTTCACCGAGGATGAAATCCTGCCCGAGGCACGCGTCGCCATGGTCTGGGGCCGCATCCTCTCCCGGCTCGGCGACATCTACGGACCTACCGTCAACCTGGCCGCCCGGCTCACCGCCCTCGCCGATCCCGGGACCGTCCTGGTGGACTCCATGACCGCTGCCGCGTTGGAAGACGACGAACGGTTCGTCCTCCGGCCACGGCCGGCCGAGGACGTCCGCGGGTTCGGCGAAATCCACCCGGTCCAACTCCTGCGCGGCAGCGGCCACGGTCTCGTCCTGGATTAGCGGGTCCGCCGGCCCGCGCATCCTGCGGACCGCCGTTGAGCAGCTGCGCAGGCGGGAACGAAACACCGCCCGGTCCTTCCCCCTGCCGCGCCGATCCCCGGTAGTATCCCGGTAATGACGAGCCCAGCCCGGGCAGCGTCCAAGGGGGAGATTCCAATGCCGGACACGCTTGACCTGGCGCCCGCCCGCGTCCGACCAGATTCCACCGTCCACTTCGGGGAACGCCCCTTCTACCTAGGACAGGCATGAACTCCCAGCCGGCCGCCGTTCCGCCCCCCGCCTCCTCCACCCCTTCCCCGGCCGTTCGGCTCAACGTCGGCTACGGCACCGACCGTGGCCTGCGCCGGGAAACGAACGAGGATTCCTTCATAGCCTCCGACCCCGTCTTTGCCGTCGCAGACGGCATGGGCGGCCACGAGGCCGGCGAGGTCGCCAGCGGTATCTGCGTTCGGACTCTTGCCCGGATCCCGCAGCAGGCGGCCGGTGCGCGGAACACCACCGCCGCCGACGTGCAGGAACTCCTGCAAATGGCCGATGAAAGCATCCGGGAGGCCACCGGGGCCAGGGCCGGCACCACACTCTCCGGCGTCGTGGTGGTGGAGCAGACGGGTTCCCCCTGCTGGCTGGTCCTGAACCTGGGCGATTCCCGGACCTACCGCCTCAGCCACGGGGAGCTTCGGCAGGTCAGCGTCGACCACTCCGAGGTCCAGGAACTCGTGGACGCGGGCCAGATCACTGCGGCCCAGGCGGCCGTGCACCCCCGCCGTCACGTCGTCACGCGCGCACTGGGCACCGGGGATGCCGTCGAGGCCGACTACTGGCTGCTGCCCATGGCCGAAGGCGACAGGATCTTGGTCTGCTCCGACGGGCTCAACGGCGAACTCGACGACGAACACATCGCCAGGATCCTCCGCTCCCGCCCCGACCCCCAGGCAGCCGTGGATGAACTCATCCAGTCGGCCCTGCGCAGCGGCGCCCGGGACAACGTCACCTGCATTGTCCTTGACGCGGCCGATGTCGGCGATACGGCGGCGCCGGTCACCGGACAATGTCAGTGATCTAGGGCAGGATAGGTCTGTGAGCACAGGGAACACTGCAGCAGAAGCCCAGACCCAACCCCCCTCGGACGCCGTGCGCGAGGAATACCAGGTCCTCGTCGAGGAGGTGCGCAAGCACCGCAGCGCGTACTACCAGGAGGACGCGCCCGTCATTTCGGACGCCGAATTCGACGACCTCTACCGCCGGCTGGAAATCATCGAGGCCATGCACCCGGAACTCGTGGCCAACGATTCCCCCACCCAGGAAGTGGGCGGCGAAGTGTCCGCGGCCTTCGCCGCCGTCGAACACCTGCAACGCATGTACAGCCTGGAGGATGTCTTCTCCCTGGCGGAACTGGAGGCCTGGATCGCCAAGGCCGAGGCCAACATCGCCA is drawn from Micrococcaceae bacterium Sec5.8 and contains these coding sequences:
- a CDS encoding PH domain-containing protein: MRKELLPGEQVIVVTRPQPRTLIFPALLFILVPALAAFCCAWIIKGGAAKLAPMILKETKESTPWLIGMCVAFAAWVLLGYCLPRAMTWHATRYTLTSRRLVARYGMLRRRDQQVFLATVRHVVIHQSLLQRVLRSGNISLETGHPASMVVPDVPEVAMFRSFVLDAISDLPQEVQWPGDMMDNPDAAWPWETREGGRDGR
- a CDS encoding adenylate/guanylate cyclase domain-containing protein: MGAENVNRETGLLAEEPSHISDALVESASLEAAVLDSVTGSLSDGAAESAGDAGAPPSLSGPGEPEDRDKSREPRGPAAPDAVSPPTGTMSAERIALKALEQRLLGGERKLRRREVASGAGLSLLSARKLWRALGFPNIGDEDVAFTERDQSALNTIVDLVRAGKLTEEAAISVTRAIGQMTDRMVVWQVEALVEDMVHQQGVSDAVARKRLVNELPSLVDALEDMLVYSWRRQLNAGVQRLAVRAEAGLASSEEGREGDEDDAPLPLARAVGFADLVSYTSLSRRMNEKTLAQLVQRFENKCAEIISVGGGRLVKTVGDEVLYIAETPAAGAEISLALCHAFTEDEILPEARVAMVWGRILSRLGDIYGPTVNLAARLTALADPGTVLVDSMTAAALEDDERFVLRPRPAEDVRGFGEIHPVQLLRGSGHGLVLD
- a CDS encoding protein phosphatase 2C domain-containing protein; its protein translation is MNSQPAAVPPPASSTPSPAVRLNVGYGTDRGLRRETNEDSFIASDPVFAVADGMGGHEAGEVASGICVRTLARIPQQAAGARNTTAADVQELLQMADESIREATGARAGTTLSGVVVVEQTGSPCWLVLNLGDSRTYRLSHGELRQVSVDHSEVQELVDAGQITAAQAAVHPRRHVVTRALGTGDAVEADYWLLPMAEGDRILVCSDGLNGELDDEHIARILRSRPDPQAAVDELIQSALRSGARDNVTCIVLDAADVGDTAAPVTGQCQ